From Pseudoalteromonas sp. DL-6, one genomic window encodes:
- the nlpI gene encoding lipoprotein NlpI, with product MRLKHLALASFAILSLSACQATTKPTAIINVPFTAPLASDFRNEIAIARFSELLNRADLSTEQQAKLYYDRGVLFDSLGMTTLSRIDFNRAVKLKPDLAEVYNFLGIQHTLMQQYEKAYEYFDSAIELDQEHEYAYLNRGIALYYGDRATLAKDDFKTFLERSPNDPYRVLWLYLAQAAQDKAAALAALKANSAALDENEWAYQLIALYVGDMSEQAFFSGIADGVSSQQEYAQRLCEAYFYLAKQHQAAGELSIATDYFRLALATNVHEFIEYKYARLELELMASESAG from the coding sequence ATGAGACTTAAACATTTAGCCTTGGCATCTTTTGCTATTTTGTCTTTAAGCGCTTGTCAGGCTACTACTAAACCCACTGCAATTATTAATGTGCCATTTACTGCACCGCTTGCATCAGATTTTAGAAATGAAATTGCCATTGCACGTTTTTCAGAACTATTAAACAGAGCAGACTTGAGTACAGAGCAACAAGCAAAGCTCTATTATGACCGTGGAGTACTGTTTGATAGCTTAGGTATGACGACTTTATCGCGAATTGATTTTAACCGAGCGGTTAAGCTCAAGCCCGATTTGGCTGAAGTTTATAACTTTTTAGGTATTCAGCATACTTTGATGCAGCAATACGAAAAAGCATACGAGTACTTTGACTCAGCCATTGAGCTAGACCAAGAGCATGAATATGCGTATTTAAATCGTGGTATTGCCTTGTACTATGGTGATAGAGCGACGCTTGCAAAAGATGACTTTAAAACATTCTTGGAGCGCTCTCCTAACGACCCTTATCGTGTGTTGTGGCTTTATTTAGCCCAAGCGGCACAAGATAAAGCTGCGGCACTTGCTGCGTTAAAAGCCAATTCAGCAGCTCTTGATGAAAATGAATGGGCGTATCAGCTTATTGCTTTGTATGTGGGTGATATGAGCGAACAAGCCTTTTTTTCAGGCATAGCCGATGGTGTCAGCTCACAACAAGAATATGCTCAGCGTTTATGTGAGGCTTATTTTTACTTAGCTAAACAGCACCAAGCCGCAGGTGAGCTGAGTATTGCGACTGACTACTTTAGGTTGGCGTTGGCCACGAATGTACATGAATTTATTGAATATAAGTACGCACGTTTAGAGCTTGAGTTGATGGCCAGTGAAAGCGCTGGCTAA
- a CDS encoding Na+/H+ antiporter subunit C — protein MELLYASCVGVLVTCGVFLLLRARTFPVVLGLTMISYAVNLFLFSSGRLTINKAVVLGTGADYADPLPQALVLTAIVIGFAMTAFVVILSIRGRADLGNDHVDGTLTKNKRKERK, from the coding sequence ATGGAACTGTTATACGCATCTTGCGTTGGCGTGTTAGTCACCTGTGGCGTGTTTTTATTGCTAAGAGCGCGTACATTCCCAGTGGTACTGGGGCTGACAATGATTTCTTACGCGGTTAATTTGTTTTTATTCTCATCAGGGCGCTTAACAATTAATAAAGCCGTGGTACTAGGGACTGGCGCTGATTACGCTGACCCGCTACCACAAGCCTTAGTGTTAACAGCCATTGTAATTGGCTTTGCGATGACTGCGTTTGTGGTTATTTTATCTATTCGAGGCCGAGCAGATTTAGGCAACGACCATGTTGATGGCACCCTAACTAAAAATAAACGCAAGGAGAGAAAATGA
- the rbfA gene encoding 30S ribosome-binding factor RbfA: MREFSRTDRVAQQIQKEIAVILQREIKDPRLGMVTVSAVEVSRDLSYAKVFITVFNTEDENAAKQSAKVLNEATGYIRSLLGKRIRARIMPELKFVVDNSLMEGMRISNLVDSIIREDNAKHVDDETDSEEGTKD; encoded by the coding sequence ATGAGAGAATTTTCTCGCACTGATCGTGTTGCTCAGCAAATTCAAAAAGAAATTGCTGTGATTCTACAACGCGAAATTAAAGATCCGCGCTTAGGCATGGTGACAGTGTCTGCGGTAGAAGTATCGCGCGATTTATCTTATGCCAAAGTTTTTATCACCGTGTTTAACACTGAAGACGAAAATGCAGCAAAACAAAGTGCAAAAGTACTGAACGAAGCAACGGGCTATATCCGTTCGTTACTAGGTAAACGTATTCGTGCACGTATTATGCCAGAGCTTAAATTTGTGGTTGATAACTCATTAATGGAAGGGATGCGTATCTCTAACTTAGTGGACTCTATCATTCGTGAAGATAACGCTAAGCATGTTGATGATGAAACAGATAGCGAAGAAGGCACTAAAGACTAA
- the pnp gene encoding polyribonucleotide nucleotidyltransferase: MQAIIKEFQLGQHTVTLETGAIARQADGAVLASIGDTSVLVTVVGKREAQPGQDFFPLTVNYQERMYAAGRIPGGFLKREGRPNDGETLIARLIDRPIRPLFPNGFVNEVQVIATVVSVNPEIQPDMVAMIGTSAALAISGIPFSGPIGASRVGYINGEYVLNPTLKELEESQLDLVVAGTDNAVLMVESEADVLAEDVMLGAVVYGHEQSQSIINAINEFKAEAGKPTWDWTAPEKNVALEEKVATLAADKVGEAYRITDKVARKEALTAAKDAVVEALTSELAEGETLDKQEVGKVFGSLEKKIVRGRIAAGEKRIDGREPDMIRALDVMTGVLPRTHGSAIFTRGETQALVTATLGTERDSQLIDDLTGTHKNHFMLNYNFPPFCVGETGFVGSPKRREIGHGNLAKRGIQAVMPTLTEFPYSIRVVSEITESNGSSSMASVCGTSLALMNAGVPIKASVAGIAMGLVKEEENFVVLSDILGDEDHLGDMDFKVAGTTNGITALQMDIKIEGITQEIMQIALKQAKAARLHILGVMDEAISAPSEELSMFAPRIYTMQIPQKKIAEVIGKGGATIRQLTEETGTTIEIGDDGTIKIAATDGESAANAISRIEQLTAELEVGTIYEGKVVRIVDFGAFVNILPGKDGLVHISQISTERVNNVADHLSEGQEVKVKVLEVDRQGRVRLSIKEAMESAAPAADESKDA; encoded by the coding sequence GTGCAAGCAATTATAAAAGAATTTCAACTAGGTCAACACACAGTGACACTAGAAACAGGTGCTATCGCTCGTCAAGCAGACGGCGCAGTACTAGCAAGCATTGGCGATACGTCAGTACTAGTAACGGTTGTTGGTAAGCGTGAAGCTCAACCAGGTCAAGATTTCTTCCCACTAACAGTTAACTACCAAGAGCGTATGTACGCTGCGGGTCGTATCCCAGGTGGTTTCCTTAAGCGTGAAGGTCGTCCTAACGATGGCGAAACACTTATTGCACGTCTTATTGACCGTCCAATTCGTCCACTTTTCCCTAATGGTTTCGTAAACGAAGTACAAGTTATCGCTACAGTTGTTTCTGTAAACCCTGAAATCCAACCTGATATGGTTGCGATGATTGGTACATCAGCAGCACTTGCTATCTCTGGTATCCCGTTCAGCGGTCCAATTGGTGCATCACGTGTTGGTTACATCAACGGTGAATACGTACTTAACCCGACACTAAAAGAGCTTGAAGAAAGCCAACTTGATTTAGTTGTTGCGGGTACTGATAACGCAGTACTTATGGTTGAATCAGAAGCAGACGTTCTTGCTGAAGACGTAATGCTAGGTGCGGTTGTATACGGCCATGAGCAATCACAGTCTATCATCAATGCAATCAACGAATTTAAAGCAGAAGCAGGCAAACCTACTTGGGATTGGACTGCACCTGAGAAAAACGTTGCATTAGAAGAGAAAGTAGCAACACTTGCTGCTGATAAAGTAGGCGAAGCTTACCGTATTACTGATAAAGTAGCGCGTAAAGAAGCATTAACTGCTGCAAAAGATGCGGTTGTTGAAGCACTAACAAGCGAGCTTGCTGAAGGCGAAACACTTGATAAGCAAGAAGTAGGTAAAGTATTCGGTTCACTTGAGAAGAAAATCGTTCGTGGCCGTATCGCTGCTGGCGAAAAACGTATCGATGGTCGTGAACCAGATATGATCCGTGCTCTAGATGTAATGACGGGTGTACTTCCACGTACTCACGGCTCTGCAATCTTCACACGTGGTGAAACACAAGCATTAGTAACAGCAACACTTGGTACAGAACGTGATTCACAGTTAATCGACGATTTAACTGGCACGCACAAAAACCACTTTATGCTTAACTACAACTTCCCTCCATTCTGTGTAGGTGAAACGGGTTTTGTTGGTTCTCCTAAGCGTCGTGAAATCGGCCACGGTAACCTAGCTAAGCGTGGTATCCAAGCAGTAATGCCAACATTGACGGAATTCCCATATTCAATCCGTGTTGTATCTGAAATTACTGAATCAAATGGTTCATCTTCAATGGCATCGGTTTGTGGTACGTCTCTAGCGCTTATGAACGCGGGTGTTCCAATTAAAGCCTCTGTTGCGGGTATCGCGATGGGCTTAGTTAAAGAAGAAGAAAACTTTGTTGTTCTTTCAGATATCTTAGGTGATGAAGATCATTTAGGTGACATGGACTTTAAAGTAGCGGGTACAACTAACGGTATCACTGCTCTACAAATGGATATCAAAATTGAAGGTATCACTCAAGAAATCATGCAAATCGCGCTTAAACAAGCGAAAGCTGCACGTTTACACATCCTAGGTGTGATGGACGAAGCGATTTCTGCACCTTCTGAAGAGTTGTCTATGTTTGCTCCGCGTATTTACACGATGCAAATCCCACAGAAGAAAATCGCTGAAGTTATCGGTAAAGGTGGCGCGACTATCCGTCAGCTTACTGAAGAAACTGGCACTACGATTGAAATCGGTGATGATGGCACAATCAAGATTGCTGCTACAGACGGTGAAAGTGCAGCAAATGCAATTAGCCGTATTGAGCAATTAACGGCTGAGCTTGAAGTAGGTACTATCTACGAAGGTAAAGTGGTACGTATCGTTGATTTCGGTGCGTTTGTAAACATTCTTCCTGGTAAAGATGGCCTAGTGCATATCTCACAAATCAGCACTGAGCGTGTTAACAACGTTGCTGATCACCTTAGCGAAGGTCAAGAAGTTAAAGTTAAAGTACTAGAAGTAGACCGTCAAGGCCGTGTACGTCTAAGTATTAAAGAAGCAATGGAATCAGCAGCACCTGCAGCTGACGAGTCTAAAGACGCGTAA
- the infB gene encoding translation initiation factor IF-2: MAEVNVEKLAGDIGTTVDKLLQQFSQAGITKQAGENVTEAEKATLLDHLSKQHGGTGSEGPARMTLQRKSKSTLSVTGSTGKAKAVQVEVRKTRTYVKKSAVEQEQEQQRLAAEEKARLEEQQKAAQEAAELKAKQEAERKAKEDADRKAKEEAKRKADAERKAKQQQMTPEQSAKSEKDRIEAERLQKEAEEAALKKAEEEAKRQAEEARKLAEENSARWKKEEEERKKREETADHHLTTSTYAREAEDVADAREEQGSRRAKKKKKAPAKDKFAASKGKKGKLKAPASLQHGFQKPTADVKNEVRISETITVAELASRMAVKGAEVVKTMMKMGDMVTINQVIDQETAQLVAEEMGHKVIIVKENELEQTVLNDRHEDGKSEPRAPVVTVMGHVDHGKTSTLDYIRSAKVASGEAGGITQHIGAYHVETNGNMITFLDTPGHAAFTSMRARGAKATDIVILVVAADDGVMPQTKEAVQHARAAGVPLIIAVNKMDKEGADPDRVKNELAQLDVIPEDWGGDTQYVHISAKTGLGIDDLLEAVLMQSELLELNAPTEGMAAGVVIESRLDKGRGPVASILVQSGTLNQGDIVLCGLEYGRVRAMRDENGKDIKSAGPSIPVEILGLSGIPAAGDEATVVKDERKAREVALYRQGKFRDVKLARQQKAKLENMFTNMTEGDVSEVNVVLKADVQGSIEAISDSLTKLSTDEVKVKIVGSGVGGITETDATLAAASNAIVVGFNVRADASARKVIDSENLDLRYYSVIYALIEEVKQAMSGMLAPEFKQEIIGLAEVRDVFKSPKIGAIAGCMVTEGTIKRSAPIRVLRDNVVIYEGELESLRRFKDDVQDVRNGMECGIGVKNYNDVRVGDQIEVFETVEVQRTL, translated from the coding sequence ATGGCAGAAGTAAATGTTGAAAAACTAGCCGGTGATATAGGTACAACTGTTGATAAATTACTACAGCAGTTTTCACAAGCCGGTATTACCAAACAAGCAGGCGAGAATGTAACAGAAGCTGAAAAAGCAACGTTACTTGATCACCTAAGCAAGCAACATGGCGGTACTGGATCTGAAGGTCCAGCACGCATGACATTGCAACGTAAGAGCAAAAGCACATTAAGTGTGACTGGCTCTACGGGTAAAGCAAAGGCAGTGCAAGTTGAAGTTCGCAAAACACGCACTTACGTGAAAAAGAGTGCTGTTGAGCAAGAACAAGAACAGCAACGTCTAGCCGCTGAAGAAAAAGCGCGTCTTGAAGAGCAGCAAAAAGCTGCACAAGAAGCCGCAGAATTGAAAGCGAAACAAGAGGCAGAACGTAAAGCGAAAGAAGACGCTGATCGTAAAGCCAAAGAAGAAGCTAAACGCAAAGCAGATGCAGAGCGTAAAGCGAAACAACAGCAGATGACCCCTGAGCAAAGTGCTAAGTCTGAGAAAGATCGCATCGAAGCTGAGCGTCTGCAAAAAGAAGCAGAAGAGGCCGCATTGAAGAAAGCTGAAGAAGAAGCGAAACGTCAAGCAGAAGAGGCAAGAAAGCTAGCTGAAGAGAATTCAGCACGCTGGAAGAAAGAAGAAGAAGAACGTAAGAAACGCGAAGAAACCGCGGATCACCACCTTACGACTTCAACTTACGCACGTGAAGCAGAAGATGTAGCTGATGCTCGCGAAGAGCAAGGCTCACGCCGTGCGAAGAAAAAGAAAAAAGCGCCAGCAAAAGATAAATTTGCAGCGTCTAAAGGTAAAAAAGGTAAGCTAAAAGCGCCAGCGTCATTACAGCACGGTTTCCAAAAACCAACGGCTGATGTTAAAAACGAAGTGCGTATTAGTGAAACAATTACAGTTGCTGAGCTTGCATCACGAATGGCAGTTAAAGGCGCTGAAGTTGTAAAAACAATGATGAAAATGGGTGACATGGTTACGATTAACCAAGTTATTGACCAAGAAACTGCACAACTTGTAGCAGAAGAAATGGGCCATAAAGTTATCATCGTTAAAGAAAACGAATTAGAGCAAACAGTACTAAATGACCGTCATGAAGATGGTAAATCTGAGCCACGTGCGCCAGTAGTAACTGTAATGGGTCACGTTGACCACGGTAAAACATCAACGCTTGATTACATTCGTTCAGCTAAAGTTGCTTCAGGCGAAGCCGGTGGTATCACGCAGCACATTGGTGCATACCACGTTGAAACTAACGGCAACATGATCACTTTCCTAGATACTCCGGGTCACGCCGCATTTACATCTATGCGTGCTCGTGGTGCTAAAGCGACTGATATCGTAATCCTAGTGGTTGCAGCCGATGATGGTGTAATGCCACAAACTAAAGAAGCGGTACAGCATGCTCGCGCAGCTGGCGTTCCTTTAATCATTGCTGTTAACAAAATGGATAAAGAAGGCGCAGATCCAGACCGTGTTAAAAACGAACTAGCTCAGCTAGACGTTATCCCAGAAGATTGGGGCGGTGATACGCAATACGTTCACATCTCAGCTAAAACAGGTCTTGGTATTGATGATCTTTTAGAAGCTGTATTAATGCAATCTGAGCTTTTAGAACTAAATGCACCAACCGAAGGTATGGCTGCAGGTGTTGTTATTGAATCACGTCTTGACAAAGGCCGTGGACCAGTAGCGTCTATCCTTGTTCAATCAGGTACGCTTAACCAAGGTGACATTGTATTATGTGGTCTTGAGTATGGCCGTGTTCGTGCAATGCGCGATGAAAACGGTAAAGACATTAAATCTGCGGGTCCTTCTATTCCTGTTGAGATTTTAGGTCTTTCTGGTATTCCAGCAGCGGGTGATGAAGCGACAGTAGTTAAAGACGAGCGTAAAGCACGTGAAGTTGCACTTTACCGTCAAGGTAAATTCCGCGATGTTAAATTAGCGCGTCAGCAAAAAGCGAAGCTTGAAAACATGTTTACTAACATGACTGAAGGCGACGTGTCTGAAGTTAACGTGGTACTTAAAGCAGACGTTCAAGGTTCAATTGAAGCAATTTCAGACTCACTAACTAAACTTTCTACTGATGAAGTAAAAGTGAAGATTGTTGGTTCTGGTGTTGGTGGTATCACAGAAACTGATGCAACTCTTGCTGCAGCGTCTAACGCAATCGTAGTTGGCTTTAACGTTCGTGCCGATGCATCAGCGCGTAAAGTGATTGACTCTGAAAACTTAGACCTTCGTTACTACAGCGTAATTTACGCACTTATCGAAGAAGTTAAGCAAGCCATGTCTGGTATGCTTGCTCCTGAGTTTAAACAAGAGATCATTGGTCTTGCTGAAGTACGTGATGTATTTAAGTCTCCAAAAATTGGCGCAATTGCTGGTTGTATGGTTACTGAAGGTACTATCAAACGTAGCGCACCAATTCGTGTACTTCGTGATAACGTGGTTATTTACGAAGGCGAACTTGAGTCATTACGTCGCTTTAAAGATGACGTACAAGATGTTCGTAACGGCATGGAATGTGGTATCGGCGTTAAGAACTACAATGACGTTCGCGTTGGTGACCAAATCGAAGTATTTGAAACAGTTGAAGTACAACGTACTCTTTAA
- the rpsO gene encoding 30S ribosomal protein S15, with amino-acid sequence MSLSNQEKIDIIAKFARAEGDTGSPEVQVALLTFDINKLQGHFADHKHDFHSRRGLLRKVSTRRKLLDYLKGKDISRYTALIKELGLRR; translated from the coding sequence ATGTCACTAAGCAATCAAGAAAAAATCGATATCATTGCTAAATTCGCACGCGCTGAAGGCGACACTGGTTCACCTGAAGTACAAGTAGCATTACTTACTTTTGATATCAACAAGCTTCAAGGTCACTTTGCTGATCACAAGCATGACTTCCACTCACGTCGTGGTCTGCTTCGTAAAGTAAGCACTCGCCGTAAACTGCTTGATTACCTTAAAGGTAAAGATATCTCGCGTTACACTGCGTTAATCAAAGAGCTTGGCCTACGTCGCTAA
- the truB gene encoding tRNA pseudouridine(55) synthase TruB has translation MARRSKGRPVDGILLLNKPEGISSNKALQQAKGIYFAQKAGHTGALDPLATGMLPICFGEATKFTQFLLDTDKTYVVRAKLGERTTTSDSDGEVVETRDVNVTSQLLSEEIAKFLGESDQYPSMYSALKYEGKPLYKYAREGIEVPRKCRKINVFSLTLDEFDEQANEIQMTAHVSKGTYIRTIVDDLGENLGCGAHVIMLHRSAVGHYPADKMVTLEHLETLLNQAKEQDVAPSTYLDELLLPMDTALVDLPVVEITKEQGMAFSHGQAVVLGKALPEGAIKVLADGIFIGTGERNPDGHLKSKRGLSNQQPE, from the coding sequence ATGGCAAGACGCAGTAAAGGCCGTCCAGTTGATGGTATTTTGTTGTTAAACAAACCAGAAGGCATTTCATCAAACAAGGCATTACAGCAGGCTAAAGGTATTTATTTTGCGCAAAAAGCGGGGCACACAGGTGCGCTTGATCCGCTAGCGACCGGCATGCTGCCAATTTGTTTTGGTGAAGCGACTAAGTTTACCCAGTTTTTACTCGATACAGATAAAACCTATGTTGTTCGAGCTAAGCTAGGTGAACGTACGACCACATCAGACTCTGATGGCGAAGTGGTCGAAACTCGCGATGTGAATGTCACTTCCCAATTACTAAGCGAAGAAATTGCTAAGTTTTTAGGTGAGTCAGACCAATATCCATCAATGTATTCAGCGCTTAAATATGAAGGCAAGCCTTTATATAAATATGCGCGTGAAGGCATTGAAGTTCCTCGCAAATGTCGAAAAATTAACGTATTTAGCTTAACGCTTGATGAGTTTGATGAGCAAGCTAACGAAATACAAATGACTGCCCATGTATCTAAAGGCACATATATTCGTACTATCGTTGATGACTTAGGTGAAAACCTTGGCTGCGGCGCGCATGTGATTATGCTGCATCGTAGTGCTGTAGGGCATTACCCAGCAGATAAAATGGTCACACTTGAGCACTTAGAAACGTTATTAAATCAAGCGAAAGAACAAGACGTTGCGCCTTCCACTTACCTTGACGAACTATTATTGCCAATGGATACCGCGTTAGTTGATTTACCCGTTGTGGAAATTACTAAAGAGCAGGGAATGGCATTTAGCCATGGTCAAGCTGTGGTGTTGGGTAAAGCTCTGCCTGAAGGTGCAATAAAGGTACTGGCTGACGGAATATTTATTGGTACTGGCGAACGTAATCCTGATGGCCATTTAAAATCAAAGCGTGGCTTGTCTAATCAACAACCAGAGTAA
- a CDS encoding monovalent cation/H+ antiporter subunit A: MTLLWIPLLSLLGSVISACTGKLSRNQATSLTAIAPLAALAITLYHAPAVLAGETIRFSAQWIPALGLDISLRLDGLSLLFLFMILGIGLLVILYARYYLSQNDSLPKLFSYLMLFMTAMLGIVMSNNVIQLWVFWELTSISSFLLISYWWHKSEARKGARMALAVTGAGGLALLGGLMLLGDIVGSYDLDTILASKAIIQSHDLYELALVLVLLGAFTKSAQFPFHFWLPHAMAAPTPVSAYLHSATMVKAGIFLLARFYPALAGTDTWFLLVGLTGLTTLLFGAYIALFKHDLKGLLAYSTISHLGLITLLLGLDTQLATVAAIFHIINHATFKASLFMATGIIDHETGTRDMRKLNGMWRYLPYTATLAMVAAAAMAGVPLLNGFLSKEMFFAETLHQQVLGSMSWLIPVLATVAGALSVAYSSRFIHDVFFNGEPIDLPRTPHEAPRYMRVPIEILVVLCILVGIFPHFAVDGILSAASLAVLGQAMPEYKLTIWHGFNLPLLMSGMAVIGGLFIYVNRKYLFQFQASLPPFNAKKIFERFLAVVVNWCQNKIQSTENGSLQRYVFIMLGVVLLASGWPLFEMKQLAGSVPNTPVDIQNAIGAGLLIIGAIATVIWHRIRMVSLLMLSIVGLMVSVAFTRFSAPDLALTQLTVEVATIILLMLALFFLPQSTPRESSSLRILRDVVISSTVGIIIASICYALLTRPLDSISEFFIANAKTGGGGTNVVNVILVDFRGFDTLGEITVLGIAALGIFKLLSRIPLYMPASDSEGRPWSKDRHPILLACISQSLLPLALLVSAYIFLRGHNLPGGGFIAGLVTSIAFILQYMAHGTAWINERFDVNYRKIIASGIAIAMFTGVGSWFFDKPFLTTWFDYFDIPFVGKTELASAIVFDLGVYLTVVGATLMILASLGNMTANAEKEEVNI, from the coding sequence ATGACTTTGCTCTGGATACCCCTGTTATCCTTATTAGGCAGTGTTATTTCTGCATGCACCGGCAAACTTTCTCGAAATCAGGCAACGAGCCTAACGGCTATTGCGCCATTAGCCGCGCTTGCAATTACACTTTATCATGCGCCCGCTGTTCTTGCGGGAGAAACTATTCGTTTTAGCGCGCAGTGGATACCAGCCTTAGGGTTAGATATTTCCTTGCGCTTGGATGGATTGAGTTTACTGTTTTTATTTATGATTTTAGGAATAGGGCTACTGGTGATCTTGTATGCCCGTTATTATCTAAGTCAAAATGATTCACTGCCAAAGCTATTTAGCTATTTAATGTTATTTATGACCGCCATGCTAGGCATTGTTATGTCAAATAATGTAATTCAGTTATGGGTGTTTTGGGAGCTAACGAGTATTAGCTCGTTTTTGTTAATCAGTTACTGGTGGCATAAATCAGAGGCGCGCAAGGGGGCGCGTATGGCATTAGCGGTAACAGGTGCCGGTGGTTTAGCCTTACTGGGTGGTTTAATGTTGTTAGGCGACATTGTTGGCAGTTACGATTTAGACACCATTTTAGCCAGTAAAGCGATTATTCAATCTCACGACTTATATGAATTGGCATTGGTATTAGTTTTACTAGGTGCTTTTACTAAATCTGCACAATTCCCGTTTCATTTTTGGTTACCGCACGCCATGGCTGCACCTACGCCGGTTAGTGCGTATTTACACTCTGCCACTATGGTAAAAGCGGGTATCTTTTTACTTGCGCGTTTTTATCCCGCATTGGCGGGTACCGATACCTGGTTTTTATTGGTCGGTTTGACCGGTTTAACCACGCTATTATTTGGCGCTTATATCGCGTTATTCAAACATGATTTAAAAGGCTTATTAGCCTATTCAACGATTAGTCATTTGGGCTTAATTACGTTATTACTTGGTCTAGATACACAGCTTGCAACCGTTGCCGCTATTTTTCATATTATTAACCATGCGACGTTTAAAGCGTCGTTATTTATGGCAACCGGTATTATTGACCATGAAACCGGTACCCGTGATATGCGCAAACTCAATGGCATGTGGCGCTACTTACCGTATACAGCCACCCTGGCGATGGTCGCTGCTGCCGCTATGGCCGGTGTACCGTTATTAAATGGTTTCTTATCAAAAGAAATGTTCTTTGCTGAGACACTGCATCAGCAGGTGCTTGGCTCTATGTCTTGGTTAATTCCGGTGCTAGCGACTGTTGCGGGCGCGTTGTCGGTGGCGTACTCATCACGCTTTATTCATGACGTGTTCTTTAATGGTGAGCCAATTGATTTACCGCGTACCCCTCATGAGGCGCCGCGTTATATGCGTGTGCCTATCGAAATTTTAGTGGTGCTATGTATTTTAGTGGGTATTTTCCCGCACTTTGCCGTCGACGGTATCTTGTCGGCTGCATCACTGGCCGTACTTGGTCAAGCAATGCCGGAGTACAAGTTGACGATTTGGCATGGTTTCAACTTACCTCTACTTATGAGTGGTATGGCGGTGATTGGTGGTTTATTTATTTACGTTAATCGTAAGTACTTGTTCCAGTTCCAGGCGTCGTTACCTCCTTTTAATGCTAAAAAAATCTTCGAGCGTTTTTTAGCGGTAGTGGTTAATTGGTGTCAAAACAAAATCCAATCAACAGAAAATGGCTCATTACAACGCTATGTATTTATTATGTTAGGTGTTGTATTACTTGCCTCTGGTTGGCCATTATTTGAAATGAAACAGCTAGCTGGCAGTGTGCCTAATACTCCGGTTGACATTCAAAACGCAATTGGTGCAGGGCTACTCATAATAGGCGCAATTGCTACCGTTATTTGGCATCGAATTCGAATGGTGTCGTTATTAATGCTGTCGATTGTGGGTTTAATGGTGTCGGTGGCGTTTACCCGTTTTTCAGCGCCTGACTTGGCCTTAACGCAACTTACTGTAGAAGTAGCCACTATTATACTATTAATGTTGGCACTGTTTTTCTTACCTCAAAGCACGCCAAGAGAGTCAAGCTCATTGCGTATTTTACGTGATGTGGTTATCTCCTCTACCGTGGGGATCATTATTGCCAGTATTTGTTACGCCTTACTGACTCGTCCGCTTGATTCAATTTCTGAGTTCTTTATTGCTAACGCCAAAACAGGCGGTGGTGGTACTAATGTAGTTAACGTTATTTTGGTTGATTTTAGGGGCTTTGATACTTTAGGTGAAATTACCGTACTAGGTATTGCCGCACTGGGCATATTTAAACTGTTATCAAGAATTCCACTTTATATGCCAGCGAGCGATAGTGAAGGGCGTCCATGGTCTAAAGATCGCCATCCTATTTTATTGGCTTGTATTTCTCAAAGCTTACTGCCATTAGCGCTATTAGTGTCTGCTTATATTTTCCTACGCGGTCATAACTTACCTGGAGGAGGCTTTATAGCAGGCCTCGTAACTTCTATTGCCTTTATTTTACAATATATGGCGCATGGTACTGCGTGGATAAATGAACGCTTTGATGTTAACTATCGAAAAATTATTGCATCAGGTATTGCTATTGCCATGTTTACAGGTGTGGGAAGTTGGTTCTTTGACAAGCCATTTTTAACTACCTGGTTTGATTACTTTGATATTCCGTTTGTTGGTAAAACAGAGCTTGCCAGCGCCATTGTATTTGACTTGGGCGTGTACTTAACTGTTGTTGGCGCTACGCTGATGATCCTTGCGAGCTTAGGTAATATGACCGCGAACGCAGAGAAAGAAGAGGTAAATATTTAA